One stretch of Cryptococcus neoformans var. neoformans B-3501A chromosome 5, whole genome shotgun sequence DNA includes these proteins:
- a CDS encoding hypothetical protein (HMMPfam hit to zf-CCHC, Zinc knuckle, score: 234.6, E(): 1.8e-67): MFGAPRGSSCFKCGQQGHVAAACPAEAPTCYNCGLSGHLSRECPQPKNKACYTCGQEGHLSSACPQGSGAGGFGGASGGGECYRCGKPGHIARMCPESGDAAAGGFGGAGGYGGFGGGAGFGNKSCYTCGGVGHISRECPSGASRGFGGGGGGFGGPRKCYNCGQDGHISRECPQEQGKTCYSCGQPGHIASACPGAGAEAPAA, encoded by the exons ATGTTCGGTGCTCCTCGAGGAAGCTCTTGTTTCAAGTGTGGTCAGC AGGGCCACGTCGCCGCCGCTTGCCCTGCGGAGGCTCCTACCTGCTACAACTGCGGTC TCTCTGGCCACTTGAGCCGTGAATGTCCTCAGCCCAAGAACAAGGCTTGTTACACTTGCGGTCAGGAGGGTCACCTTTCTTCTGCCTGCCCTCAAGGTTCTGGTGCCGGTGGTTTCGGCGGTGCCTCTGGCGGTGGTGAGTGCTACCGATGCGGTAAGCCCGGTCACATT GCCCGAATGTGCCCCGAGTCTGGTGACGCTGCTGCCGGTGGTTTCGGCGGTGCTGGTGGTTACGGTGGTTTCGGTGGTGGTGCCGGTTTCGGTAACAAATCTTGCTAC ACTTGCGGTGGCGTCGGCCATATCTCCAGGGAGTGCCCCTCTGGTGCTTCTCGCGGTttcggtggtggtggtggtggcttCGGTGGCCCCCGAAAGTGCTAC AACTGTGGTCAGGACGGTCACATCTCTAGGGAGTGCCCTCAGGAGCAGGGCAAGACCTGTTACTCTTGCGGCCAGCCCGGTCACATCGCCTCTGCCTGCCCTGGCGCTGGCGCTGAGGCCCCTGCTGCCTAA
- a CDS encoding hypothetical protein (Match to ESTs gb|CF191080.1|CF191080, gb|CF191079.1|CF191079), with amino-acid sequence MFTNITTCLPASGSNVHKAKLPDNAFVLPPTSQLQSLLTIIRDETTQRGDFVFTSDRIIRLLVEEGLNHLPVLPKKVVTPVGREFEGVAFQGRICGVSIMRAGEAMEAGLRDCCRSVRIGKILIQRDEETAQPKLFYAKLPDDIAQRYILLLDPMLATGGSCIKAIEVLLDQGVQEEKILFLNLIASPEGINKVCTRFPKLTIITAWVDEGLDNHSYIVPGLGDFGDRYFL; translated from the exons ATGTTCACCAACATCACGACATGTCTCCCTGCATCTGGAAGCAACGTCCATAAGGCCAAGCTCCCCGATAACGCCTTCGTTCTCCCCCCCACCTCTCAGCTTCAGTCGCTCCTCACTATCATCCGCGATGAGACTACCCAAAG GGGTGACTTTGTCTT TACTTCAGATAGGATTATCAGATTGCTTGTagaggaag GTCTCAACCACCTTCCCGTACTCCCTAAAAAAGTTGTCACTCCTGTTGGCCGCGAATTTGAAGGTGTTGCTTTCCAGGGGAGAATTTGCGGAGTATCTATCATGCGAG CTGGAGAG GCCATGGAAGCAGGTCTTCGTGATTGCTGTCGTTCCG TACGAATTGGAAAG ATTCTTATACAAAGG GATGAGGAGACAGCTCAACCCAAGCTCTTT TATGCTAAGTTGCCCGATGACATTGCTCAGCGAtatatccttcttctagACCCTATGCTTG CTACTGGAGGTTCATGTATCAAGGCCATCGAGGTTCTTCTTGACCAAGGTGtccaagaagagaagatacTCTTTTTGAACTTG ATTGCTTCGCCAGAGGGCATCAACAAAGTTTGCACTCGCTTCCCCAAGCTTACTATT ATTACTGCTTGGGTGGACGAGGGCCTTGACAATCATTCCTACATTGTCCCTGGTCTTGGTGACTTTGGAGACAG GTACTTCCTGTGA